CTTGGGTCGTCTACGTCGGGAACCTCGACGCGAATACGGTTTGAACCCTCGCGAACAACGGTAGCTTCGGTATAGCCCTTATCAGCCAAAAGCTGTTCGAGCGACGATCTGGTACCTTCGATCTTGGCTTCGAAGTTGCCAGTATCGGTATTAGTCGCCTGATAAACGGCGTACACACCGCCTTGAAGGTCCAAGCCCAAGCTTATCGACTCCGCGGATAAGAAGGGATGGTAGAGCGTAAACCCAAAACGCATGGGCACAAACGCAAAAATTATGCCTATGACCAATGCAAGTCCCATAAGCACGAGTTTCGTGATTGTAGATTTTTTCTTGACGGCTTTACGAGCGGGCGCGGTCACAGGCGCATCTTTGCGCTCGATCGCTACCTCGTTATTCTCGGTTTCCGCCAAAGAATTTTTTTCGTCCATAGAATTTCTCCGCGGTATCTTCTTATCGTGGGAATATACTTTAATCCATTTTAACGATACGATACCTAACTATTATATAAAATATATCGACAAAAAGTCAATTGAATAAAACGCTTATTATAAAATATTTTGAAAAACTTTTAGCCTAAACGTGGCCACCCCTCGCTTTCCTCTATCGCTTTTATCGCAAGCCCGCACTCTACGCGCTTTTTCATAAGCTCGCAAGCCGGCTTGTACGGCATATTTATATCGTTGTTAAACTTATACGAGTTCGCCATGCACCCTCCCGAGCAATAATACTTGGCCCAGCACTTAGAGCACTCGGGCTTGGTCGGCACGGAGCAACCATAAAACATTTGGCGAATACCGTCGTTAAGCTTTTTGTCGAAAACGTTGCCGAGCGCCTTTTCCTTTATTCCATCGAATTGATGGCAGGGATAAATCGTGCCGTCGGGCGCAACCGCAACATACTCTCCGCCCGCGCCGCAGCCTTTGAGACGCTTGACTGCGCACGGGGCGTTGTCGATATCGACCATAAAGTGAAAGAAGTTAAACCACTTATCCGTCTTTCTGCGCTCGATATAGGCTTGCGCGAGCTTGTCGTATTCGGCAAGAACCGCAGGGATATCCTCGTTGCGTATCGCCATAGGGCTGTCCGCTTTAAGCACGACGGGCTCGATAGAAAGCTGGTCGAACCCCAGATCGTTCAAAAACAGAACGTCTTTTGAGAAATCGAGATTGTATCTGGTAAACGTGCCACGAACGTAATATTGACCTTTTCGCTTTTCCTTAAACCGTAAAGCGTTTTTTAAGATAACGTCAAAGCTGTCTTTGCCACCGACCGTCTTTCTTACGCGGTTATGCACGTCGCGCCTGCCGTCGATACTGATAACTACGTTATACATTTGCTCGTTGAAAAAGTCTATGTCCTCGTCGCTGAGCTTGTAAGCATTAGTAGTTATGGTAAAACGGAAATTTTTGCCGTGCTGTTTTTCGATCGAACGCGCGTATAGAACGGTCTTTTTTACAACGTCGAAATCGAGCATAGGCTCGCCGCCGAAAAAGTCGACTTCGAGGTTGCGCCGACTTCCGCTCATTTCAACAAGCATATCTATCGCCGCTTTCGCCGTTTCGAACGACATATTGCGCCGCTCGTCTTTGTACGTACCGCCGTCCGCAAAACAATACTCGCAAGCGAGATTGCAGTTGTGCGAAACGTTAAGGCACATAGCCTTTATTACCGGGCTAAACTGCGGGAGCTCGGCTTTCACTTCGGGCGCATACAACACGCCTTCTGCTTTAAGTCGTTCGATTTCCGCTTTTGCGTCGGCTATTTCGCACGACGAAAACGGCGACGTATCGTCGCCGTCCAGCAAAGCCTTGACTATTTTATCTATTTCGAAGAACGATCCGCTCTCGGTATCGAGGGCAAACAGCCGATCGAGTAATCCGAACGTATGAACCATTATTAATTATTTATCTTGGTTTTTATTGGCGTTAAGGACCTTTACCGTCTTGCGCTCGCAGGATTGGTTACCTACGGTGCAGCTCGTTTTGCAAGCCGATTGGCAGCTGGTCTGGCACTCGCCGCATGCGGTGTCGCAACCGTTGTCAAGCGTTGATTTTCTGATAACTTTGATATGAGCCATGATATTGCCTCCGTGTTCTTTTATACGATTATACAACACTTTTTCGACAAAATCAAGTGATTTCACCTACTTCTTTTGGGAAAGAAGTAGGCAAGAAAACCTTACGCTTTATAGTCATAGTTTGTTTTATCGCACCACTATTTTTGTCATTCTGAGCATTAGCGAAGAATCTATACCTTTTTGGAAAGAAACAAGTAAGAAAACCTTACGCTTTGATTTACGATAAAAGTATTTATTAATTTCCAAAATTGCTTTTTAGGCTTAATGTTTTCTTACGTTTACTGCGATAATGCCGCTTATCATACCCGAGATCGAGCCGAGCACGCAGTCGTTGAAAAGCGACAGTCCGAATTCGAAATTATTGTCAAGCGCCGAAAATACGACAAACGAAAGCCATACGAAAATGAATCCCGAGATAAAACCTCTAAGCCAGCCGTTCTTGGGCTTTTTAAGCGAGACCAAACAGCCTATGAATATGGATACGCTTTTTATTACTTGGTTGATGATCGGTATAGCCTTGTCCGATGCCGAAAAAAGCTTAACGGCAAGCGCCGAGATGAGTATCGCCACCAATGCAATGATAAGCGCTATTACGTTTGCCTTTACAATTTCGAATACATATCCTCTGTCACGTTCGACAGCAACCTTCGCTTTCCTTTTACGCATAAAATAACCTCCACACACTATAACAGTATGCGGAGGTTTGTCTACATATTCGTATTAAATAAGTTATTATTTCTTGGTAGTTTTGGCAGCCGTAGTTTTTTTGGCGCCGCCAGTTGATTTGGCGCTGTTAACCGGCTTCTTAGCCGCAGGTTTTTTTGCTGCGGGTTTGTCCGCCTGCTCCTCGACCTTTTCGGCGGGTTCAACCGCGGCAGCCTGTTCGGCCACGGGTTCTTCCACTTTTTCTTCGACGCTTTCGGTCGCGGTGTTCTCGGCGGCGGGCACAGGTGCATCGGCAACCGTTTCCTCGGTTGCAACAGGCGTTTCTTCCGCCTTTTCGGGAATATTGGCAACTACGGTTTCTTCGACTTTTTCCTCGACGGGAGCTTCTTCCGCCACGGGAATACTCG
Above is a window of Clostridiales bacterium DNA encoding:
- the scfB gene encoding thioether cross-link-forming SCIFF peptide maturase, translated to MVHTFGLLDRLFALDTESGSFFEIDKIVKALLDGDDTSPFSSCEIADAKAEIERLKAEGVLYAPEVKAELPQFSPVIKAMCLNVSHNCNLACEYCFADGGTYKDERRNMSFETAKAAIDMLVEMSGSRRNLEVDFFGGEPMLDFDVVKKTVLYARSIEKQHGKNFRFTITTNAYKLSDEDIDFFNEQMYNVVISIDGRRDVHNRVRKTVGGKDSFDVILKNALRFKEKRKGQYYVRGTFTRYNLDFSKDVLFLNDLGFDQLSIEPVVLKADSPMAIRNEDIPAVLAEYDKLAQAYIERRKTDKWFNFFHFMVDIDNAPCAVKRLKGCGAGGEYVAVAPDGTIYPCHQFDGIKEKALGNVFDKKLNDGIRQMFYGCSVPTKPECSKCWAKYYCSGGCMANSYKFNNDINMPYKPACELMKKRVECGLAIKAIEESEGWPRLG
- the scfA gene encoding six-cysteine peptide SCIFF — its product is MAHIKVIRKSTLDNGCDTACGECQTSCQSACKTSCTVGNQSCERKTVKVLNANKNQDK
- a CDS encoding TIGR04086 family membrane protein, with product MRKRKAKVAVERDRGYVFEIVKANVIALIIALVAILISALAVKLFSASDKAIPIINQVIKSVSIFIGCLVSLKKPKNGWLRGFISGFIFVWLSFVVFSALDNNFEFGLSLFNDCVLGSISGMISGIIAVNVRKH